DNA from Magnetococcus sp. PR-3:
TTGCCCAGTGGCTACAGGCCCAAGGGGTCAAGTGTGTCATTGTCAGCCGGGGATATGGTCAACAGAGCACCGAGCCCGTCACCGTCGTCTCTGACCCACACCAAGTGCTGACCACGCCCCCCTTAGCCGCCGATGAACCCTACCTTCTGGCACGCGCACTCCCGGGGATTCCTGTCATGACTGGCGCCAAACGCCAACAAGTCATTGAACAGGCGCTCTCCCATCAATGGTGTGACTGTATTTTATTGGATGATGCATTTCAGCATTTGAAGGTCAAACGTGATCTGGATGTGGTCTTGATGGATGCTCAGCACCCCTTGGGTAATGGGCAGCTACTGCCAGGTGGTGTCTTACGGGAACCCCCTGCCGCCCTTAAGCAGGCGCATGTCATCATCATCACCCGCGCAGACAATCCCCAGCAGGCCCAAGCCGCGGAACAGACCATCCGCCCTTTTCTTAGCCCAGACACACCGGTTTTACGGGCAAACCATGTTCCCTCTCAATGGCATGACCTGCATGGCCAGGAGATCCCCCCCCCCAAGGGGCCGGTCATGGCTTTTACAGGCATCGGCCGCCCCGAAAGCTTTTGGCATACCCTGCACCACCTGGATATACCCATGGCTGGGCAACACCCCTTCCCGGATCATCACCCTTTTAATGCACAAACCCTGTCACCGCTAAGCCGCCAAGCCAAGCAGCAGGGCGCAACAGCATTGGTCTGCACTGAAAAAGATGCCGTTAAGCTACAACCTCAGTGGAGTGAACTGCCTATATACTGGCTTGGTATACAGTGGCAGTTTTTATCCGCAAGCACGCCCCTGACAAACCATCTACAGCGCATCCTCACCCCATAAGAAAAAAGCCCTTCTTTGGGAAGGGCTTTCTTACGATCCACACACATGTTTCAGACCTTGGCCATCACTTTAGCGGGCTTACGAACACACTCATACACCAAAGGGTTTAGTCTGTTATGGGTCACATCCAAAGCCGAGTGCCCTTCAGCATCCGCCCCATCACCCTGGGCATGTATGGCATCCACCACCCAGGTTGCCAACTGCTGACTCTGGGTGTGCGCCTGCACAGCCATATCCGCGCCAGCTTGACATGCCATGGAAAAGAGCAAATTCCGGTCAAAACCAGGGTCAGCACCCACCAAAGTGATAATGGGTAAAGAGATACCGCTGGCACGCACACTGCGCAACATACCCCAACCCAACATATCCGGTAAGCGCAGATCAATAATAAGGGCACCAACAGTCCCTAATTGGGCATGATGGATGACATCCAGAACATGGCAAGCCCCCACCAGTTCATACCCTTGATCCTGACATGCACTCTTTAGGCGCTGGAAGGCGCGCTGATCATGGCTGGCAAGAAGAATTGTATCCATGGGTCACATCCAATCTCTGCGTTAACGGCCTATTCCCCTGTGTTGACCACGAGAATAGACCACGCACAAGATGCATGGATGGCAGCTATGTGAAGGATAGATGACCCTTCAATTCACCCTTATCCCCCATGGGAAGATAAGGATGAATTGAAAAGAGAGGATCTGAAATATGGACGCAGTTACTTAGCGACTACGCCCTGGCCCACAGCCAAGACCACCCCGACCGGAGAATGAGGCATCCCGAATAATGGGGCGATGAATCCCCATATCCTGCTTTAAGATTTTGGCAACCTGCTCCGCTTTACCGCGGGTTGTAAAAGGTCCGGCGCAGACACTGTTCATGGTTTTGCCACGCACCAGAACCTGACGCTGGAAAGCTGGGAAGCTTTGTGACTCAATCCGTTCACGTAGCCGGGTTGCATTGCCCTGGTTGGAGAAAAACCCTGCATATACCGTATAGTCTTGACGCCCGGTATCGCTAAAAATGGGGGTCTCACCGGTTTCTTGAATGGCCTGTGCAAAATTTTTCGGTTGAGCTGCCGCCTTAGGTGCTGGTGGCGTAGCCGACTTAATGGCCGCCTGCCAACTGTTGGTCTTAGGTTGTACCGCGGCACGCGCAGGCTTGCTCACAACGGGTGTGGCAGAAGCCGTGTGACGAATCACACTTCCAGCCACACCGATCTCATCCTTAATCACCCCTTGTACCGCCTCAGCTTTTGCTCGGCTTTGATAGGGCCCAACAAACAAGCGGATGAGCTGACGCCCTCTGGCTTGGGAGAGATTTTGATAAGCGGGCAAACCCAACGCCATTAACCGCTTTTCCATCCGCTTGGCCGAGGGCTGATCCCGGTAAGAGACCACCTGTACCGCATAACGGCGCGCTGACTTCGACGCCTTAGCCGCTTTAACCGGTGCCGACACGGTGGGTTTATCGACCGGAGCAACCGGCTTGGGCTGCGGCATTTTTTTAACCGCGACAGGCTTGCTTACAACGGGTGCAGAGGCTGGAGCAACCTGGGTTAAACGGGAGATCCGCTTCGTGTTCCAACGCTGGATGACCCCCGAAATTTTAAACTGCGCCAAGATCGTCTGCATCGACTGCTTAGCCTGTTGACGGTCGGCATAAGGCCCTACAAATACACGGATATAGGTACGCCCTTTACTCTTTACCTGCTCGGTTGAGACGGCAAAGCGCCGTTTGGCCAGGTTTTTTTCCAACCGTTTGGCATTGTCCTGGTTACCAAAAGAGCCCAAGGCAACCATGTAGCGTGGACCGTTGGTTTTAACCGGCGTTTTGGGGGCAAAAACCCCTAAAGAATCCTCTTTGGCGACCACTGCAGGTTGGTGCTTTTTGGGTTGAACCTGTTGGATGTTTTCACCATCACGCTTGATCCGACTGGGCAAACCGGTCTGCTCTTCAATAAAGCGTCGGGCAAACTCAGCAGCCTCATTACGGCTATAAGGGCCAGACAGCACCTGATAACCCCGGCTCACCGCCTCCAGACTAACCGGCAATCCCAAATCGGAAACCTGCTGCTTGATCGCTTGAGCTTTTTCATGCCCAAAAGGCTCTGCACCAATGCGTACATACTGACCACTGGCAGCCTGAGAAGCCACCGCACGCTCGATAGGGTCGGCTTTAGGCGCTGCTACAGGCATCGTCACTGTTGGCGTGACCTTGGCTGGCTTGGGGACCACAGCAGCTACCGTCGATTGAACAGGAGCTTGACTGGGTTTGGTCGTAGCAACACGCTTAGGCTTGGCGGGTGCGGCAGGTGCACTGGCCACGGCGGCAGATGCACCACGGCTTAACTGCGCCATGATGGAGAATGTACTGATATGAATACGCGGACCGCCATTAAAGCGGTCATAGACTTTAAAGTAGAGCCAACCAGGCGGAAAAGAGCCCGCCACCGAACCAACCACCGTATAGATATGCTCGGTATCCATAGCCTGAACGGGGTCATAGGCCATATCGGCGACTTTACGCCGGTTGCCATCCACAATATCAATTTCAAACATATGCTTGCCTTTTTGGGCAAGCAGGACATCCATAACAAAATAACCCACCATACCGGGGTTTTGTGCGGGCAGCACACTCACCAGTGTATTGGGTTTGACCAGATCATCCTTAACTTCCAGCTTATCTGCAAAATAGGCATTGGTAATAAAAGCAGGCTGCTCTTGTGCCATACTTTTTATGGGCAACATCACCAACACCAACGCCAGCATAAACCAGCGAAACGGATCTTTTAACCGACAGGCCAGAGCGGTGCGATATACGCTCATGGATGTTTACTCCCCGATTTATCCCCCCTGCTACCGTACTCCTGTCAACCAGAGCTTGAGTAGAGGTTGGTTTTTTACAATGCGGCTGTTCAAAGGATCATGCACCGACAGCACACAGGACCAACAGCAGGCCGATCAATACGCCTTAGCCATCCTGAGGTTGCAGTTCCAGCATGCTCTCCTGCTCTGGTTCTTCTATGATTTGTGCAACCTTAGCAAAACGCCCCTGGGACAACCCATCAGGACGTTCCCACTGGGTAACTTCCCCGCCCTCTAAACCCATGCGATAGCGTGCTTCACGCAGCCCCATACGGGCACCCAGCCAACTGGCATAAGGCCCCATATAAACTTGATAAGCCGACCCGGAAACATCCTGCTTCAGACGGGCAGGAATACCCTGCTTTTTCAGACTGCTTACCAACCGTTTGGCGGTCTCTTCATCCGCATAACGCCCCAACAAAGCCATAAACTTGGCCATTGGATCTTCGGCTGAGAGCGGTATGGGGATGGTGATTTCCTGAACACTTTCAACCTGAGCAACCATGGGAGGCTTAATCTTCTTTTGGGCCACACGGGAAGGACCACCATGCAACCAGATCCCTGTTGAGCCCAGATGTTCCCGAGCAACCTGAACCTGCTCTTGTGCCTCTTTTTGTGCACCAAAAGGACCCATCAATACAAAGGCGGCACGCTTATCGGTGACCGGTACTTCATAGATATTGAAAGGGGTACCGATGGTATCCAAAACGCCTTGAATGCGTGAAAGCTGGCGAGAGGATGCGGTGGCAGAGATCAAATACCAGTAGGAACCCTGTCCGCTGCTGATAAAGGCTGTGTTGGCGGTACGCTCCGGCATTTGGAACTTGCCATCACCATGAATACACAACACCTGGCTCTCACCACCTGGGGTCAGTTGCCGTGCAGCCATACGGGCCTGCAACCAGCTGGTGTATGGACCGACCCCATCCAGACGGAAGGTGCGGTCATCCAACTTAAGCGGAATATTGAAGTGAGGAAAGCGATCTTTGATATTTTCACGACTGGCCAAACGGGGAGAGATCGGCAACCAGCAGAGGGTATCTTCACCCGTGTAGTCACCCGCATTGGCGGTTTCCAGACCTGTGACCTGCTCCACCAGACGCATGGCGCTCATCAATACATCCGATGCCATACTACCACTGACGGTCTCACCATTTTCACCATGGCGCTTTTTACTCTGAGCGGCATCGATGGAACGTAAGACAGCGGCACTCTCAACCAACGCTTCGGGGCTGAGGTTTTTCACGCTCAGGGTGGGCTCTTCTTTACCACGAGCATTTTTGGGTGTCAAAACATTGAAGACCCCAATGGGGGTACGGTCAGATCCTGAGAGGCGGTCGTATAAATGTACCGTGCGGGCCCCTTTATCCGAACCAATTTTACCCACGATGGTATGCACAAAGCCATCCTGCACAGAGGGTACGGCATCGTAGACCAGGGCATTCAACTTCTCACCACGTTGGTTACGCACCTCAACTTCCAAGTGGTGCAAACCTTGGCTGTTCATGGCGACGTCCATGACAAAGTAGCCATCACCTTGTGGGGCAGTTTCCCGCAAATTGTCTTGATCAGAAGGGAACAACAGCGTTTTGGCGCTGCTTAGGTGCTCGGTAAAATAGGCATTGGCAATCTGTGCAGGTGCCGTTGTTTCTTCCCACAGTTCTGGCCGCAGCAACAGTGCCGCCATCAACCCCACAAATGAGGTGAGTAAGATTAGGGAGCGCCGAAAACCGGTACCCGTGAACAGAGAGGAAAACCCCTTCATGCTTCTTCCTTCCTTGGAAAGTCCGCCATTTTCCTTATGGTGCCTCGCCCAACGGTGTCAGCCTCCTTGCCGACCATGCCAAAGGGTGTGCATGGGTCACATTCGCAAGGATCATACCTTAGCAAGGTTCACAAAGAATGGCGCCTCCAAAAACGGCGTATGAAGCGTAGATAAAACAAGAACAAAAGAACGATAAGAAAAAAAGGAAAGGGCCCTAACATCTCCAAATAAGTGTAGAGAATCGCCATACCACCTGCCAAAATCCCCACACCTGCCATCAGGGGTGCCACCCAAGCGACAGGTACCCCCATGGCAGCCATAAGGTGGTGTAAGTGTCGGCGGTCACCATCCAACGGGCCAGAGCCATCTAGCGCACGGCGGAAGACAGAGCCAAACAGGTCAAAAAGTGGGATCAACACCACCCAAAGCACCACAGCGGGTGAGGTGGTTGAACTGGGTGCCTGTGTGATCACCATGGCAAACCAAGCCAGGGCATACCCCAGCACCATGCTACCGGCATCCCCCAAAAAGAGTTTGGCCCGTGGGCGCCCAGGAACCCGCAGATTAAACAGCAAAAAAGGCACCAAGCAGGCGACGAACAGCCAAGCCAGCGCCCCCACCTGGGTGTAGCCGGAAAGTTGACAGAGCAGCGCCATAACCACCATCGCCGCCAAGGTGACAGAGCCACAGACACCGTCCATGCCATCAATCATATTCAAGGCATTGATCACCCCGACCACACAGATCACCGTAAACAGGGTACCAAAGGGAGCCAGTTCAATGACGCCCAGCCCAAACAGATCGCCAAAATGGTCCAACCCCACCCCACCCCACAGGTCGAGCATTAAAGCCACAACCACCTGGGCGGTTAAACGAAAACGCACACTCAGGTCATAGCGGTCATCCATCACCCCCATCAGTGCTAACACACCCATACCGATAAAGAGCGCAGCTTCTGCTCTGGGTATGGGTCCATCAATCAGCATCCACCACCCTGCGGCCCACCCACAAAAAATGGCCAACCCACCCACCACCGGGGTCGCCACATCATGGAACTTACGCTTGGTATCAGGATGATCCACCAACTCCATAGGAACCGCGACACGAC
Protein-coding regions in this window:
- the lpxK gene encoding tetraacyldisaccharide 4'-kinase translates to MKLFQPLLPLLHGQQAPHGILQQRLLALLGLLGRGYGWYMQQRRQNYTQGQSAAYTPPCPVISVGNLTTGGTGKTPLIRWLAQWLQAQGVKCVIVSRGYGQQSTEPVTVVSDPHQVLTTPPLAADEPYLLARALPGIPVMTGAKRQQVIEQALSHQWCDCILLDDAFQHLKVKRDLDVVLMDAQHPLGNGQLLPGGVLREPPAALKQAHVIIITRADNPQQAQAAEQTIRPFLSPDTPVLRANHVPSQWHDLHGQEIPPPKGPVMAFTGIGRPESFWHTLHHLDIPMAGQHPFPDHHPFNAQTLSPLSRQAKQQGATALVCTEKDAVKLQPQWSELPIYWLGIQWQFLSASTPLTNHLQRILTP
- a CDS encoding SPOR domain-containing protein produces the protein MKGFSSLFTGTGFRRSLILLTSFVGLMAALLLRPELWEETTAPAQIANAYFTEHLSSAKTLLFPSDQDNLRETAPQGDGYFVMDVAMNSQGLHHLEVEVRNQRGEKLNALVYDAVPSVQDGFVHTIVGKIGSDKGARTVHLYDRLSGSDRTPIGVFNVLTPKNARGKEEPTLSVKNLSPEALVESAAVLRSIDAAQSKKRHGENGETVSGSMASDVLMSAMRLVEQVTGLETANAGDYTGEDTLCWLPISPRLASRENIKDRFPHFNIPLKLDDRTFRLDGVGPYTSWLQARMAARQLTPGGESQVLCIHGDGKFQMPERTANTAFISSGQGSYWYLISATASSRQLSRIQGVLDTIGTPFNIYEVPVTDKRAAFVLMGPFGAQKEAQEQVQVAREHLGSTGIWLHGGPSRVAQKKIKPPMVAQVESVQEITIPIPLSAEDPMAKFMALLGRYADEETAKRLVSSLKKQGIPARLKQDVSGSAYQVYMGPYASWLGARMGLREARYRMGLEGGEVTQWERPDGLSQGRFAKVAQIIEEPEQESMLELQPQDG
- a CDS encoding response regulator, coding for MDTILLASHDQRAFQRLKSACQDQGYELVGACHVLDVIHHAQLGTVGALIIDLRLPDMLGWGMLRSVRASGISLPIITLVGADPGFDRNLLFSMACQAGADMAVQAHTQSQQLATWVVDAIHAQGDGADAEGHSALDVTHNRLNPLVYECVRKPAKVMAKV
- a CDS encoding SPOR domain-containing protein — translated: MSVYRTALACRLKDPFRWFMLALVLVMLPIKSMAQEQPAFITNAYFADKLEVKDDLVKPNTLVSVLPAQNPGMVGYFVMDVLLAQKGKHMFEIDIVDGNRRKVADMAYDPVQAMDTEHIYTVVGSVAGSFPPGWLYFKVYDRFNGGPRIHISTFSIMAQLSRGASAAVASAPAAPAKPKRVATTKPSQAPVQSTVAAVVPKPAKVTPTVTMPVAAPKADPIERAVASQAASGQYVRIGAEPFGHEKAQAIKQQVSDLGLPVSLEAVSRGYQVLSGPYSRNEAAEFARRFIEEQTGLPSRIKRDGENIQQVQPKKHQPAVVAKEDSLGVFAPKTPVKTNGPRYMVALGSFGNQDNAKRLEKNLAKRRFAVSTEQVKSKGRTYIRVFVGPYADRQQAKQSMQTILAQFKISGVIQRWNTKRISRLTQVAPASAPVVSKPVAVKKMPQPKPVAPVDKPTVSAPVKAAKASKSARRYAVQVVSYRDQPSAKRMEKRLMALGLPAYQNLSQARGRQLIRLFVGPYQSRAKAEAVQGVIKDEIGVAGSVIRHTASATPVVSKPARAAVQPKTNSWQAAIKSATPPAPKAAAQPKNFAQAIQETGETPIFSDTGRQDYTVYAGFFSNQGNATRLRERIESQSFPAFQRQVLVRGKTMNSVCAGPFTTRGKAEQVAKILKQDMGIHRPIIRDASFSGRGGLGCGPGRSR
- a CDS encoding MraY family glycosyltransferase, producing MIALLAAAITTLLLLELLRRVAVPMELVDHPDTKRKFHDVATPVVGGLAIFCGWAAGWWMLIDGPIPRAEAALFIGMGVLALMGVMDDRYDLSVRFRLTAQVVVALMLDLWGGVGLDHFGDLFGLGVIELAPFGTLFTVICVVGVINALNMIDGMDGVCGSVTLAAMVVMALLCQLSGYTQVGALAWLFVACLVPFLLFNLRVPGRPRAKLFLGDAGSMVLGYALAWFAMVITQAPSSTTSPAVVLWVVLIPLFDLFGSVFRRALDGSGPLDGDRRHLHHLMAAMGVPVAWVAPLMAGVGILAGGMAILYTYLEMLGPFPFFLIVLLFLFYLRFIRRFWRRHSL